GACCACGGGACCGATCAGATCTGGAGCATCCGGGTCGGGCTCGCCGCCATGTTCGTCGACCGGCTCTCCGCGTGTCGCACCGCGCTGTCGCACGTCCTGCACGACGAACAGGGCGGCGCCACTGTGACGCTGCACGCCCGCTCGCTGCTCGGCCTCGACCAGCTGATGACCGGCGAGTGGGACGCGGCGCAGGTCCTGGCCGAGGAACACATCGAGCTCAGCCGGTCGCTCAACTACCAGTTGCTGGAGTGCCTCGGGCTGTATGTGCGGGCGATGGTCGCCGCCCTCCGCGGCGACCGCGACACGGCGCGGGCCCTCACCGACCGCATGACGATGTGGGCGACGCCGCGCAGCGCCGGGCTGGTCCTGCGGATCGCCACGCAGGTGCGGATGATGGATGCGCTCGGCCGCGGTGAGTTCGAGGCCGCGCTGCGCCACGCCACGGCGATCACCCCGGTTGGCGAGCTGGCGGCCGACGTACCCCATGCGTTGTGGGTCATCATGGATGTCGTCGAGGCGGCGGTCCGAACCGGCCGCGCGACCGAAGCGGCCGCCCACGTCGCCGCGGCGCGCGCGAGCGGGGCCGCCGACATCTCGCCGCGGCTGGCCATGACCATCGAGGCCGCGGCGGCGATGGCCGCACCCGACCGGGAAGCCGCCGAGTTGTTCGACCGCGCGCTCGCCGTCTCCGGCGGCGAACGGTGGCCGTTCGACCAGGCCCGGATCGCTCTGGCCTACGGGGAGCGGCTGCGTCGGGCCCGGGCCACCGCAGAGGCCAGGGACCAACTCAGCCGCGCGCTGGATACGTTCCGCCGGCTCGACGCGCGCCCCTGGATGGACCGGGCCGCGAAGGAGTTGCGGGCCACCGGTCACGCCGCGGGCGACCGTGTGCCGGCGCGACTCGCCGCGCTCACGCCACAGCAGCGCGAGATCGCCGAGCTCGCGGCCGGCGGCCTGTCCAACAAGCAGATCGGCGAACGGCTGTTCCTGTCCCCGCGTACCGTCGGAACCCATCTTTATCAGCTCTTTCCGAAGCTCGGCATCACCTCGCGAGCCGCGCTCCGGGACGCGTTGGCACAGACCGACGACGGACCAGTCATTTGACGCAAGCGGGCACCACGGCCGGCGCCATAGCGTCACCGGCATGACTTCTCCAGCAGCAACGAACGTCGTGCTCGTGCACGGCGGGTTCGTCGACGGATCCGGTTGGCGGCCCGTCTACGACCTGCTGACCCAGGACGGATTCCGGGTCAGCGTGGTGCAGAACCCCACCCTGTCACTCGACGGCGACGCCGCGGCGACGCGGCAGATCCTGGACCGGCAGGACGGCCCGACAGTCCTGGTAGGACACTCCTACGGCGGCGCGGTGATCAGCGAAGCCGGGACCCACGACAAGGTCTCCGCATTGGTGTACGTCTGCGCGTTCGCTCCCGACAAGGGCGAGTCCGTGAACACGCTGATCGCCGACCCGCCGCCGGGCGCCCCGGTGCCGCCGATCCTGCCGCCGGACAACGGTTTCCTGTTCCTCGACCGCGACAAGTTCCACGCGTCGTTCGCCGGTGACATTCCGGCGGCGGACGCCCAGTTCGCCGCCGACTCACAGGTGCCGTGGGGTCTGGACGCGCTCGGCGGCGCGGTCAGCGAACCGGCCTGGCGCCACAAGCCGAGCTGGTATCTCGTGACGACCGAAGACCGCATGATCCCGCCGCCGGCGCAGCGGGCCATGTCCGAGCGCGCCGGCTCGACCGTCGTCGAGGTCGACGGCAGCCACGCGATCTACCTCTCCCAGCCCCAGGCGGTGGCCGACCTCATCAAGCGGGCCGCCAACGGCTGAACCGGAGCAACGGTTTTGCCTGCTCGGTGGGCGGCCGGCGCAGGGCCGCCCACCGAGCATCCGGTCGGTCAGTAGCGCACCGAGCTGGCCGTCAGCAGCGGCGACACGGGGCTGCGCACGCCGTCGACGGAGGCGCCGCCGAAGCCGAGTGACGGCGCGAGCAGCCGGTTGTTCTCGGCGGGGAAGTTGAGCGACGGCTCCGACGCCTCGTTGAGCACGGCCACCTGCGCGTCGCTCAGGTGCACGTCGAGCGAGGCCAGGTTGGCCCGGAACTGGTCCAACCGCCGCGCCCCGACCAGGGTCGAGGTCACGCCCGGCCGCTGGCGGACCCACGCGAGCGCGGCCGCCGCCGGGGTGACGCCGATCTCCTGTGCGACCTTCTCGAGCACGTCGATGACGTCGTAGTCCTTCTCGCTCGGCCCGCCGACCAGCCCGCTGCGCAGGGTGTCGACCGCGCCGGCGCGGTGGCGCGAATACTTCCCCGACAGGAAGCCGCTCTTCAGCGGGCTCCACGGCAGCACGCCGAGACCGTGCTCCTGGGCCATCGGGATCAGCTCGCCCTCGCTGGTGCGCTCCAGCAGCGAATATTCGGCCTGAAGGCCGATCGCCGGCGCCCAGCCGTGTGCCCGCGCCGTGAGCTGTGCTTCGACGGCCTTCCACGCGGGCAGGTCGGAGAGGCCGAGGTAGCGGATCTTGCCGGCCGTGACCAGGTCGTCGAGGGTACGCATGGTTTCTTCGATCGGCGCGGTGCGGTCCCAGTTGTGCAGCCAGTAGATGTCGACGTAGTCGGTCCGCAGCCGGCGCAGCGAGTTTTCCAGCGCGGCCACGATCGACTTGCGCCCGGCGCCGCCGCCGTTGGGGTCGCCCTCGAAGAGGTTGGCGAAGAACTTGGTGCCGATGACGACCCGGTCGCGCAGGCCGGGCCGGGCGGCGAACCAGTCGCCGATGATCTTCTCCGAGTGGCCGTTGGTGTAGATGTTGGCGGTGTCGATGGAGTTGCCGCCACGGTCCAGATACTCGGCGATGATCGCCTCGGACTCTTCGACCGACGTGCCCCAGCCGTGGTCTTCACCAAAGGTCATGGCACCCAGCGTCAACGGGCTGACGCGCAGTCCCGACCGGCCGAGGGTGACATATGAATCGAGAGACATGCTTTGTGGCCCTTCCGTTCGTGTGCCTCCTAGTAGACTTCGGGGCCAAGGGCGGCGGTAGGCGAAGGCTTCCATCGTCTTGCCTAATCCTTCCACCGTTGGAATTATCGGGTAGGTATGGAACAGCTCGACGAACTCCGCACCCTGATCTCCCGGCAAGCCGTCGGCCGCTACCGGCAGACCCGGCTGCCCGGTGTGCTGGTGATGGAGTCCTTCGCACCCACCGAGCCGTTGACCGCGGTGGCGCAGCCGTCGTTCGCCCTCGTGGCCCAGGGGCTCAAGCGCACGATCCTGGCCGACCAGACCTTCGACTACGGCCCCGGGCAATACGTGGTCATCTCGCTCGACCTCCCGGTCACCGGTCACGTCGTGCGGGCCGCCCCCGACCAGCCCTTCCTCGGCATGGGCCTGACCCTCGACCCGGCCCGGATCGCGTCTTTGCTGCTGGAGGCACCGACCGCCGCCCGCACCGACCCCGCCGGCATCGCGGTCAGCGACGCCACCGGCGACCTGCTCGACCCGATCCTGCGGCTGCTCCGCCTGCTCGACCGGCCCGAAGACATCCCCGTGCTGGCCGCACCCATCGAGCGCGAGATCCTGTGGCGCTTGATAAACGGCGCGCAGGGCGGCACCATCCGCCAGATCGGCCTCGCCGACAGCCGTCTTTCGCAGGTCTCCCGGGCCATCCGGCGCATCCGCACCGACTACGCCGACCCACTGCCCATAGTGGAGCTGGCGAAGACCGCCGGGATGAGCGTCACCTCGTTCCACCGCCATTTCCGCGCGGTGACCGCGATGAGCCCCCTACAGTTCCAGAAGCAGATCCGTCTCCAGGAGGCCCGCACCCGCCTGATCGCCGACTCGCACGACATCGCCGCGGTCGGCCGCGCCGTCGGCTACGACAGCCCCACCCAGTTCAACCGCGAATACCGCCGGCTGTTCGGCGCACCGCCGGGCCGTGATGCCGCCCGCTTGCAGGCCCTGCCGCCGCTCGATCCTGCGATGGTCTGACCACGGGCCGGCACCGCGGCGGTTACGGTTGGGGAATGCCCGACCATGGCCGCGGTCTGACGTTCGGATCCTTCCTGGTCCCCACGGCGGGCGAGCCGCTGCTCGCCGCGGCGCGCGAGATCGAAGAGCGCGGCCTGGACTGGATCGGCATCCAGGATCATCCCTACCAGCGACGGTTCGTCGACACGTTCGCCCTGCTGAGCGCGATCGCCGCGGTCACCACGCGGGTGGGCGTCTTCCCCGACGTGGCCAATCTGCCGTTGCGGCCGCCGGCGATGCTGGCCAAGGCCGCGGCCAGCATCGACGTGCTCAGCGGTGGCCGCTTCGAGCTCGGTCTCGGTGCCGGCGGGTTCTGGGACGCGATCGAGGGATACGGCGGGCCGCGCCGCGCGCCCGGCGAGGCGCTCGCCGCGCTCGAGGAGGCGATCGCCGTCATCCGGCTGGTCTGGAGCGGTGAGCGCAACCTGCGCTTCGACGGCCGGCACTACCGGCTCGCCGGTGTCCACTCCGGACCCGTGCCGGCACACGACATCGGGATCTGGCTCGGCGTGTACGGACCGCGCGCGCTCGCGTTGGCCGGCCGGCTCGCCGACGGTTGGGTGCCGTCGTTCCGCGGCGAGATCGCCCCACTCGCGGCCGCCGCGGCGCGGCTCGATGACGCCGCGGCCGCCGCGGGCCGCGGCCCGGGCGAGATCCGCCGGGTGCTCAACGTCAACGGCCAGATCACCGGCGGTGCACGCGAAGGCGTGTTGCGGGGGCCGGTCGACCAGTGGATCGACGAGCTGACCGACCTGGCCGTCGGCTACGGGTTCGACACGTTCCTGTTCTGGGGCGAGGGCGCCGACCAGGTGCCCCGCTTCGCGGAAGAGGTCGTGCCCGCGGTGCGCGCGCAGGTCGCCGCCGAACGCGCCGGGTAAGGCAAACAGAAACGGGGGAGCGCAGATGGCACGCACGGTGGCTCAGGCGATGGTCGCGACGCTCAAGGACTCGGGCGTCCGGCGGGTGTACGGCATTCCCGGTGACTCGCTCAACGGCTTCACCGATGCGCTGCGCCGTGACGGGGGACTGGCGTGGGAACACGTGCGCCATGAGGAAGCGGCGGCGTTCGCCGCGTCCGGTGAAGCCGCGGTCACCGACCAGCTCGCCGTGTGCGCGGGTAGCTGCGGTCCGGGAAACCTGCACCTGATCAATGGTTTGTACGACGCCAACCGCAGCGGCGTCCCGGTGCTGGCGATCGCGGCCCACATCCCGGCCCCGGAGATCGGCAGCGGCTACTTCCAGGAGACCCATCCGCAGCAGCTCTTCGCCGAATGCAGCGTCTACTGCGAGCTGGCCAGCATCCCGGAACAGGTGCCGCGACTGCTGGAGATGGCGATGCGGGCCGCGCTGCAGCGCCGCGGTGTCGCCGTGCTGGTCATTCCCGGCGAGCTGTTCCTCGCCGACGCCGGCACAGGTCCGTGGCCGGCCGCCGTGCGGCGGGCGCAAGCGGTGATCCGGCCCGACGACGCGTCGCTCGCCGCCGCGGCGGAGGTCCTCAACCAGGCTCGGCAGGTGACCATCCTGGCCGGTGCGGGCTGCGCCGGGGCGCACGAGCAGTTGGTCGCCATCGCCGGCGCGCTCAAGGCCCCGACCGTGCACGCGTTGCGCGGCAAGGAGTATGTCGAGCACGACAACCCGTACGACGTCGGCATGACCGGTCTTATCGGGTTCAGCTCCGGCTATCGGGCGATGGAGCACTGCGATGCCCTGCTGATGCTCGGCACCGACTTTCCCTACCGCCCGTTCTATCCCGACAACGTGCCCGTGGTCCAGGTCGACGTGCGCGGCGAGCGGATCGGCCGCCGGGTGCCCGTCCGGGTCCCGCTGGTCGGCACCGTCAAGGACACCGTCGACGCGCTGCTGCCGCTGATCACGCCGAAGACCGACACGACCCACCTCGACCGGATGACCGCCCACTACCACCGGGCCCGGGCCCGGCTGGACCGACTCGCGGACCCGGGCCGCGGCAGCGGCCCGCTGCACCCGCAGCACGTCGCGGCGATGCTCAACCGGCTCGCCACCGACGACGCGGTGTTCACTGTGGACGTCGGGACGCCGTCGATCTGGGCCGCCCGCTACGTGCACATGAACGGCCGCCGCCGGCTGATCGGCTCGTTCACCCACGGCAGCATGGCCAACGCGCTGCCACAGGCGATCGGTGCCCAGGCCGCCGACCGCAAGCGGCAGGTGATCGCGATGTCCGGCGACGGTGGGCTGGCGATGCTCCTCGGCGAGCTGCTCACGCTGCGCCAGCAACGGCTGCCAGTGAAGATCGTGGTGTTCAACAACACCGCGCTGTCGTTCGTCGAGCTCGAAATGAAGGCCGGGGGCATCATCACCTACGCCACCGAGCTGTCCGACTCCGACTTCGCCGCGATCGCCACCGGGGCGGGGCTGTTCGGCGTGCGGGTCAACACCGCCGACGAGCTCGAAGCCGGGCTGCGCGACGCCCTCGCCCACGACGGGCCCGCGGTGGTCGACGTGCGCACCGCCCGCCAGGAGCTGTCACTGCCGCCGAAGGTGACGTATGGGCAGATCAAGGGCTTCACCTTGTATGCCACCCGCACGATCCTGTCCGGCAACGCCGACGAGATCGTTGAACTCGCACAAACCAACCTGCGACAGCTCGACCGCGAATGACACCCTACCTTTGATCATCGGCGCAAGCCCGACTCTTAGGAAATTTCAGCACACTCTCGACAATAGGTGGTTTCACGCAGTTGGCGGGTAACGGCGGTGAGAGAGGAGTACGACATGATCACCAGTCAAGACGCCGCCAAGCTGACCGGCCGCGACGTGTACGGCAGCTCTGGCGACAAGATCGGCACTGTCGGACATATCTGGGGCGACCCGAGCGGCGCGCCCGCTTGGGCCAGCGTGAAAACGGGCTTGTTCGGGGCGAAGGAGTCGATGGTTCCGCTCGCGGACGCTAACTTGCGGCGGGGCCGGTTGATGGTGCCGTTCAACAAGTCGCAGGTGAGGGACGCGCCACGCATCGACGGGTCGACCACCGAACCGCTCGCGGCGAACGAGTTCGCCCAGCTCTACGACTACTACGGCCAGGACTTCCACAGTGGACAGGCCGCGAGCGGCCAGGCTGCGAGTGGCCAGGCCTCCGCACGGTCCTCCGGCGCCGCCGGCGGATACACCGCCGACGACGTGGTCGACGACCGGTCGGTGGCCGACAACCGGGCCACGGCCGACGACATCATGACCCGCTCGGAGGAGCGGCTCACGGTCGGCACCGAGCGGGAACGCATCGGCGTCGCACACCTACGCAAGTATGTGGTGACCGAGGAACAGCAGATGACCGTGCCGGTGTCCCACGAAGAGGTCCGCCTCGTGCGGGAACCGATCACCGGGGAAAACTGGTCGGCGGCGACGCAAGGGCTCACCGAGTCTGAACTCGACGTCGAGCTGTTCGCCGAGCGGGCGGTCATCAACAAGGAGACCATCCCGGTCGAACGGGTTCGGATGGTCAAGGAGACCGTGACCGAGCAACAGACCGTTCGCGGCGAGGTGCGCAAAGAGCACATCGAAGCCGCTCTGCCCAACGAGGACAAGCGGGAACTCGACTGATCGACGACGACATCGGCTGGGGTCCCGCGTCTCTGGCGGGACCCCAACCGCGTGGCTCACACGAGTTCGGGCACCCGCAGGTGTGCCAGCGCGAGCTCGAAGTCGGCCACCTCGATGATCTCCGGTCCTTCGGCCTGCGCCCCGGTCTGGTCGAGGGCACTCATGCTGTCGAAGACCACGTTCGAGGCGGCCCGGCCGGTCTCCCGGTTGAGTAGCAGACTGGCGCTGCAGAACCCGGGGGAGCTTTCGATCGCCGGCAGGAGCGACTTGAAGGTCTCGATCGACTGGTCCGCACGGGCCGGGTCGGCCCGCAGGTAGGTGACGCGGGCGTAAGCACCGTCAGCGGAGCGGTGCTCGCGGTGCATGACCACGACTTCCCATTCGTCGTTGGTGACGCCGGTCGCGCCGAAAGCACTCATCAGGCGCTTGCGGATCGGCGACGCGGGGCTTTCGCTCGCGCGCATCGCCTCCTCGCTCTGCCACGAGGACGTGGCGACGCAGCGACCGGTCTGCCGATCCACCAACAGCGAGATGCCGACGCAGCCCTCGATGGCGAGCATCTGGGGCATCACCTCGTTGCCGAGGAACGCGATGCCGCGGTCGAGCGAAGACGTCCGGGCAAGCATGGTCGAAGAACGCGCGTACATGTTTCCCTCCGTGCGAGGTCGGGGGTGGCACCGTCGCGGCGGCGCCACGGTTCACTTCCAGCCTCCTCCCCGTGGCGCCCCGACGCAGGCGGTCCGGCTTGTCGGCGACCTGGTTGTTCTATTACTATGCGAACATGCTGTTCACGGTCGACCACGCGTCGCCGCTGGCATTGGCCGACCAGATCGCCGGCCAGGTGCGCGGCGGCCTGGCCCGCGGCGAGATCGAGCCCGGCGAGCGGTTGCCGCCGGCCCGTGACCTGGCGACGGCGCTCGAGGTCAACATGCACACGGTCCTGCGCGCTTACGCCCAGCTTCGCGACGAGGGCCTCATCGACCTGCGCCGGGGCCGCGGCGCCGTCGTCCGCCGGCACGTCAGCGCCGAGCGGATCAGGCTGACCGAGCTGGCCCGCGCATTCGTCACCGAGGCCCGCCGGCTCGGCCTGGGCGACGACGACATCACCGCGCTCATCAAGGAGTTGTAGTCATGACGCCACGTCTTCGCGCCGCCCTCGCGGCGATCGCCAGCTGGGTGCCCGCCGGTGTGCTGCTCGCATCGCCACCCGGCCGCTGGCACGACCTGCCGGCGACCGTGGCGACGCACTGGGGCACGTCCGGCCGCCCCAACGGCTTCACCGGCACGAACACAACGTGGACGGTGACGCTGGCCGCCACGCTGCTCGCCGGCGCTGTGGCCATCGCGGCGGCGGCCACCGCGAAGCGGTTCGGCCTCGGGTCCCGACTGCTGCTCGGCGCCGCCGGTGGCGTCGGCGGCGCCGCGGCCGGCCTGTGGCTCGTGATCGCGGCCGCGACGGCCGGCGCGGGATCGGCCGCCGACGCGCGCCTGGGCTGGGGTCTGGTCTGGTTCTTCCTCGGTCTCGCCTACGGAATCCCGGTGTACGCGCTGGCCGGCCCGCAACCGGCGACCCGCGAGCCGTTCGAGAGCGTCACGCCCGACGCGATGCCGCTCGGCCCGACCCAGCAGGCAGCGTGGACGACCGTGCTGCGTTCGCCGCTGCTGATCGGCGCCGCCGCTGCGGCCCTGCTGGTCGGCGCCCTCGCCACGGCGACCATCGCACCGCGACCGTGGACCTGGGCGATCCTGGTGATTCCGGCCGCGGTCCTGCTCACCCTGGCCGAGGTGCGGGTCTCGGCCGACCGCCGTGGCCTGCGGCTGACCGCGGGCCTGCTGCGCCTGCCGTTCAAGCGCATCCCGCTGCACCGCATCGCCCGCGCTTCCGTCGAGCACATCGATCCGCTCCGCTGGGGCGGCTGGGGATACCGGATCGTCGTTCCCGACAGGTCCGCGTTCGTCACCCGTTCCGGCCCCGGCCTGGTCCTCGACCTCACCAACGGGCACCGGTTCGCGGTCACGGTCGCCGACCCGGAGGTGCCCGCCGCGCTCCTCAACGCCCTCCGCGACCGCGAGCCCGTTGACATGTGACCAATGGGTCACATATCTTCTGGCGGTGGACGAGGTGTTCAAGGCGCTCGCCGACCCGACCCGGCGGTTCCTGCTCGACCTGCTCTTCGCGCGTGACGGCCGCACGCTCACCGAGCTGGAGTCCGGGCTGGAGATGTCGCGCTTCGGCGTGATGAAGCACCTCCGCGTGCTCGAAGACGCGGGCCTGGTGGTCACCCGCCGGTCGGGCCGGGAGAAGCTGCACTTCCTCAACCCCGTCCCGATCCGGCTGATCCACGACCGCTGGATCGACAAATACACCGAACGCCAGGCGTCGGCGCTGGCGGAGTTGAAGACTGAGCTGGAGAAACCTGATGAGTGACAGCGACATCGTGCAGGTCCATCGCGTCTACATCAAGGCGACCGCCAACGCGATCTGGGACGCCATCACGAAGCCGGAATGGACGGCGCGCTACGGCCATCGCGGCCTGAGCGACTACGACCTGCGCCCCGGCGGCGCGTTCAAGGGCCGGGCCAACGAGGGCATGATCGCGCGCGGCGTGCCGGAAGTGGCCGTCGACGGCGAGGTCGTCGAGGCCGACCCGCCCCGCCGGCTCGTGCAGACCTTCCGCATGCTGATGGACCCGGGGCTCGCGGCCGAGGGTTTCAGCAGGCTGACCTACGAGATCGACGAACGCGACAACGGCGTCTGCACCCTGACCGTCACCCACGACCTTTCTGGCGCCCCGGGCCTGGCGGCTCTGATGCGCGGCGACTACGAGGCGATGGGCGCCGGCGGCGGTTGGCCGTGGACCCTCAGCGGCCTCAAAACGCTGCTGGAGACGGGCAAGGAGATGGACTCGTGACCGCGGCGGTGTCGTTGCCGGCGACCCGACCGGCGACGACCCGCTCGCTGCTCGCCGCCGGCGCGGTCGGCGGCCCGCTGTTCGTGGCCGGGGTGCTGGCGCAGGCGTACACCCGGGGTGGTTTCGATCCTGGCCGGCATCCCCTGAGCTCGCTGGCGCTCGGTGAGCTGGGCTGGGTGCAGATCACGAACTTCATCGGGTACGGCGTGCTGACCCTGGCCGGCGCCGTCGGTCTGCGGCGGGCGCTCACTCCTGGCCGGGCGAGCACCTGGGGCCCGCGCCTGATCGGGGTGGGCGGTGTGGCGCTGATTCTGGCCGGCATCTTCCCCGCCGACCCCATCAACGGCTATCCGGCGGGCGTGCCCGACGCGGTCACCTGGCACGGCACGGTCCATTCGCTGGCGCCCGCGGTCGCCGGCATCGCGGGCCTGATCGCCTATGTGGCATTCGCCCGGCGGTTCGCCGCCGACCATGACCACGTCTGGCTCATGTGGACAGTGGCGGCGCCGGTCGTCATCGTTGCCACCAACGCCGTCTCCGCTGCGACCGGCGACCTACGTGCGCTGCTGATCGGGCAGGCGGTGGGTGCGGC
This genomic interval from Asanoa ferruginea contains the following:
- a CDS encoding alpha/beta fold hydrolase; its protein translation is MTSPAATNVVLVHGGFVDGSGWRPVYDLLTQDGFRVSVVQNPTLSLDGDAAATRQILDRQDGPTVLVGHSYGGAVISEAGTHDKVSALVYVCAFAPDKGESVNTLIADPPPGAPVPPILPPDNGFLFLDRDKFHASFAGDIPAADAQFAADSQVPWGLDALGGAVSEPAWRHKPSWYLVTTEDRMIPPPAQRAMSERAGSTVVEVDGSHAIYLSQPQAVADLIKRAANG
- a CDS encoding aldo/keto reductase — protein: MSLDSYVTLGRSGLRVSPLTLGAMTFGEDHGWGTSVEESEAIIAEYLDRGGNSIDTANIYTNGHSEKIIGDWFAARPGLRDRVVIGTKFFANLFEGDPNGGGAGRKSIVAALENSLRRLRTDYVDIYWLHNWDRTAPIEETMRTLDDLVTAGKIRYLGLSDLPAWKAVEAQLTARAHGWAPAIGLQAEYSLLERTSEGELIPMAQEHGLGVLPWSPLKSGFLSGKYSRHRAGAVDTLRSGLVGGPSEKDYDVIDVLEKVAQEIGVTPAAAALAWVRQRPGVTSTLVGARRLDQFRANLASLDVHLSDAQVAVLNEASEPSLNFPAENNRLLAPSLGFGGASVDGVRSPVSPLLTASSVRY
- a CDS encoding AraC family transcriptional regulator encodes the protein MEQLDELRTLISRQAVGRYRQTRLPGVLVMESFAPTEPLTAVAQPSFALVAQGLKRTILADQTFDYGPGQYVVISLDLPVTGHVVRAAPDQPFLGMGLTLDPARIASLLLEAPTAARTDPAGIAVSDATGDLLDPILRLLRLLDRPEDIPVLAAPIEREILWRLINGAQGGTIRQIGLADSRLSQVSRAIRRIRTDYADPLPIVELAKTAGMSVTSFHRHFRAVTAMSPLQFQKQIRLQEARTRLIADSHDIAAVGRAVGYDSPTQFNREYRRLFGAPPGRDAARLQALPPLDPAMV
- a CDS encoding LLM class flavin-dependent oxidoreductase, which produces MPDHGRGLTFGSFLVPTAGEPLLAAAREIEERGLDWIGIQDHPYQRRFVDTFALLSAIAAVTTRVGVFPDVANLPLRPPAMLAKAAASIDVLSGGRFELGLGAGGFWDAIEGYGGPRRAPGEALAALEEAIAVIRLVWSGERNLRFDGRHYRLAGVHSGPVPAHDIGIWLGVYGPRALALAGRLADGWVPSFRGEIAPLAAAAARLDDAAAAAGRGPGEIRRVLNVNGQITGGAREGVLRGPVDQWIDELTDLAVGYGFDTFLFWGEGADQVPRFAEEVVPAVRAQVAAERAG
- the poxB gene encoding ubiquinone-dependent pyruvate dehydrogenase yields the protein MARTVAQAMVATLKDSGVRRVYGIPGDSLNGFTDALRRDGGLAWEHVRHEEAAAFAASGEAAVTDQLAVCAGSCGPGNLHLINGLYDANRSGVPVLAIAAHIPAPEIGSGYFQETHPQQLFAECSVYCELASIPEQVPRLLEMAMRAALQRRGVAVLVIPGELFLADAGTGPWPAAVRRAQAVIRPDDASLAAAAEVLNQARQVTILAGAGCAGAHEQLVAIAGALKAPTVHALRGKEYVEHDNPYDVGMTGLIGFSSGYRAMEHCDALLMLGTDFPYRPFYPDNVPVVQVDVRGERIGRRVPVRVPLVGTVKDTVDALLPLITPKTDTTHLDRMTAHYHRARARLDRLADPGRGSGPLHPQHVAAMLNRLATDDAVFTVDVGTPSIWAARYVHMNGRRRLIGSFTHGSMANALPQAIGAQAADRKRQVIAMSGDGGLAMLLGELLTLRQQRLPVKIVVFNNTALSFVELEMKAGGIITYATELSDSDFAAIATGAGLFGVRVNTADELEAGLRDALAHDGPAVVDVRTARQELSLPPKVTYGQIKGFTLYATRTILSGNADEIVELAQTNLRQLDRE
- a CDS encoding PRC and DUF2382 domain-containing protein; amino-acid sequence: MITSQDAAKLTGRDVYGSSGDKIGTVGHIWGDPSGAPAWASVKTGLFGAKESMVPLADANLRRGRLMVPFNKSQVRDAPRIDGSTTEPLAANEFAQLYDYYGQDFHSGQAASGQAASGQASARSSGAAGGYTADDVVDDRSVADNRATADDIMTRSEERLTVGTERERIGVAHLRKYVVTEEQQMTVPVSHEEVRLVREPITGENWSAATQGLTESELDVELFAERAVINKETIPVERVRMVKETVTEQQTVRGEVRKEHIEAALPNEDKRELD
- a CDS encoding GntR family transcriptional regulator, producing MLFTVDHASPLALADQIAGQVRGGLARGEIEPGERLPPARDLATALEVNMHTVLRAYAQLRDEGLIDLRRGRGAVVRRHVSAERIRLTELARAFVTEARRLGLGDDDITALIKEL
- a CDS encoding DUF1648 domain-containing protein: MTPRLRAALAAIASWVPAGVLLASPPGRWHDLPATVATHWGTSGRPNGFTGTNTTWTVTLAATLLAGAVAIAAAATAKRFGLGSRLLLGAAGGVGGAAAGLWLVIAAATAGAGSAADARLGWGLVWFFLGLAYGIPVYALAGPQPATREPFESVTPDAMPLGPTQQAAWTTVLRSPLLIGAAAAALLVGALATATIAPRPWTWAILVIPAAVLLTLAEVRVSADRRGLRLTAGLLRLPFKRIPLHRIARASVEHIDPLRWGGWGYRIVVPDRSAFVTRSGPGLVLDLTNGHRFAVTVADPEVPAALLNALRDREPVDM
- a CDS encoding ArsR/SmtB family transcription factor, which translates into the protein MDEVFKALADPTRRFLLDLLFARDGRTLTELESGLEMSRFGVMKHLRVLEDAGLVVTRRSGREKLHFLNPVPIRLIHDRWIDKYTERQASALAELKTELEKPDE
- a CDS encoding SRPBCC family protein, with amino-acid sequence MSDSDIVQVHRVYIKATANAIWDAITKPEWTARYGHRGLSDYDLRPGGAFKGRANEGMIARGVPEVAVDGEVVEADPPRRLVQTFRMLMDPGLAAEGFSRLTYEIDERDNGVCTLTVTHDLSGAPGLAALMRGDYEAMGAGGGWPWTLSGLKTLLETGKEMDS
- a CDS encoding DUF998 domain-containing protein codes for the protein MTAAVSLPATRPATTRSLLAAGAVGGPLFVAGVLAQAYTRGGFDPGRHPLSSLALGELGWVQITNFIGYGVLTLAGAVGLRRALTPGRASTWGPRLIGVGGVALILAGIFPADPINGYPAGVPDAVTWHGTVHSLAPAVAGIAGLIAYVAFARRFAADHDHVWLMWTVAAPVVIVATNAVSAATGDLRALLIGQAVGAAWATSFYLRLRARAS